A region from the Triticum urartu cultivar G1812 chromosome 1, Tu2.1, whole genome shotgun sequence genome encodes:
- the LOC125516219 gene encoding protein RETICULATA-RELATED 4, chloroplastic-like produces the protein MAFSTPNALSASASGPASPFHLRLQPQPFLRLPALPFHRSLPLHLPSLRLTRPLLPPLPLASSGGGSNIGSGSGSGGGGDDDDLPSGGGGDEDEGGDDASVNRREALFVLAQLGRKLESLPADMAAAVEGGRLPGEIVRRFADLEKSPMFRWLLQFGGFRERLLADDLFLAKVAMECGVGIFTKTAAEYERRRENFVKELDFVIADVVMAIVADFMLVWLPAPTVSLQPALSMNAGAIAKFFHNCPDNAFQVALAGRSYTFLQRFGAIMRNGAKLFAVGTSASLIGTGVTNAIIKARKTVNKDDAGEVEDIPIVSTSIAYGVYMAVSSNLRYQVLAGVIEQRMLEPLLHRHKLALSALCFAVRTGNTFLGSLLWVDYAKFIGIQ, from the exons ATGGCCTTCTCCACCCCCAACGCCCTCTCCGCTTCCGCTTCCGGCCCCGCCTCCCCGTTCCACCTCCGCCTCCAGCCGCAGCCCTTCCTCCGCCTCCCCGCCCTCCCCTTCCACCGCTCCCTCCCGCTCCACCTCCCCTCCCTCCGCCTCACCCGGCCCCTCCTCCCTCCCCTCCCGCTCGCCTCCTCGGGCGGCGGCAGCAACATCGGGTCCGGCTCCGgctccggcggcggtggcgatgACGACGACCTCCCCTCCGGCGGCGGAGGAGACGAGGACGAGGGCGGCGACGACGCGTCCGTCAACAGGAGGGAGGCGCTGTTCGTGCTGGCGCAGCTGGGCCGGAAGCTCGAGAGCCTTCCCGCGGACATGGCCGCGGCCGTGGAAGGCGGGCGCCTCCCCGGCGAGATCGTGCGCCGGTTCGCCGATCTCGAGAAGTCGCCCATGTTCCGCTGGCTGCTCCAGTTCGGCGGCTTCAGGGAGCGCCTCCTCGCCGACGACCTCTTCCTCGCCAAGGTCGCCATGGAGTGCGGCGTCGGCATCTTCACCAAG ACTGCGGCAGAATATGAGCGAAGGAGGGAGAACTTTGTCAAGGAGCTTGACTTTGTGATTGCCGATGTG GTCATGGCAATAGTTGCAGACTTCATGCTTGTTTGGCTTCCTGCTCCAACTGTGTCTCTGCAACCAGCACTATCAATGAATGCTGGGGCTATTGCTAAATTCTTCCACAACTGCCCGGATAATGCATTCCAG GTTGCTTTGGCTGGAAGATCATACACATTTTTGCAGAGATTTGGAGCTATTATG AGGAACGGCGCAAAACTTTTTGCAGTAGGAACGAGTGCATCTTTG ATTGGCACGGGTGTGACCAACGCAATTATAAAGGCAAGAAAGACTGTTAACAAGGATGATGCTGGCGAAGTTGAGGATATCCCAATTGTTTCAACAAGTATTGCCTATGGTGTATACATGGCAGTTTCTAGTAACCTCAG GTACCAGGTTCTGGCTGGAGTGATCGAACAGCGGATGCTCGAGCCGTTGCTACACCGCCACAAACTAGCATTGAGTGCACTGTGCTTTGCGGTTCGGACGGGGAACACATTCTTGGGTTCTCTACT GTGGGTTGACTATGCCAAGTTTATAGGCATACAATAA
- the LOC125516212 gene encoding 50S ribosomal protein L1, chloroplastic yields MATAAACASSLLAPPSAPCAGPAAPGALFPTSVPSLRAYPRLLLAFRRPAAAAVADPQGAAVLEEEDDEAPVQFDDVDEDYEDGYGGRGPAFTAPTRPRTGKAALPLKRDRTRSKRYLEIQKLRESKKEYDVPMAISLMKQVANTRFVESAEAHFRMNLDPKYNDQQLRATVNLPKGTGQTVKIAVLTQGEKIDEARAAGADIVGSDDLIEQIKGGFMEFDKLIASPDMMPKVASLGKILGPRGLMPNPKAGTVSPNITQAIDEFKKGKVEFRVDKTGIAHIPFGKVNFPEEDLIANFMAVVRSIERNKPSGAKGIYWKTAYVCSSMGPSIKLNIKEMLDYGADSSN; encoded by the exons atggccACAGCCGCGGCCTGCGCGTCCTCGCTCCTCGCGCCGCCCTCCGCCCCGTGCGCGGGGCCGGCCGCGCCCGGCGCGCTCTTCCCCACCTCCGTGCCCTCGCTGCGCGCCTACCCGCGGCTGCTCCTCGCCttccgccgccccgccgcggccgccgtcgccgacccgcagggcgccgccgtgctcgaggaggaggacgacgaggcGCCCGTGCAGTTCGACGACGTCGACGAGGACTACGAGGACGGCTACGGCGGCCGCGGCCCCGCGTTCACGGCCCCCACCCGCCCGCGCACCGGCAAGGCCGCCCTCCCGCTCAAGCGCGACCGC ACGAGGTCCAAGAGATACCTGGAGATACAGAAGCTGAGGGAGAGCAAGAAGGAGTACGACGTGCCCATGGCCATCTCGCTCATGAAGCAGGTCGCCAACACCCGCTTCGTCGAGTCCGCCGAGGCGCATTTCCGCATGAACCTCGACCCCAAGTACAACGACCAGCAGCTCCGGGCCACG GTCAATTTGCCCAAGGGGACGGGACAGACCGTGAAAATTGCAGTTCTCACCCAAG GTGAGAAGATAGATGAGGCAAGGGCTGCAGGTGCTGATATTGTTGGCTCAGATGACTTGATTGAACAAATAAAAGGAGGATTCATGGAGTTTGACAAATTGATTGCGTCACCTGATATGATGCCTAAG GTTGCCAGCTTGGGTAAGATTCTAGGACCAAGAGGATTGATGCCCAACCCCAAAGCTGGTACTGTTTCTCCAAACATTACGCAG GCTATCGATGAGTTCAAGAAAGGTAAAGTTGAATTCAGAGTTGACAAGACAGGGATTGCGCACATTCCTTTCGGCAAGGTTAACTTCCCTGAAGAAGACCTTATTGCAAACTTCATGGCTGTTGTT CGCTCTATTGAGAGGAACAAGCCATCTGGTGCAAAGGGGATATACTGGAAAACGGCATATGTATGCTCATCAATGGGACCTTCAATCAAGCTGAACATAAAAGAAATGCTCGACTATGGCGCAGATTCGTCTAACTAG
- the LOC125535043 gene encoding vicilin-like seed storage protein At2g18540, which yields MAASQPNKPTMKEDGEDEMAGWWEKAAKKLREEDAAKLKKKKEEELEEKRKEEERASNAMRAREQALVRKCEEAQKKRQKDFEEGTMKLWAIAAEKKEREEKIFMERVVKEAHLIRKREEEEEEEKKKKKGKGPCSTQ from the coding sequence ATGGCGGCTTCCCAACCCAACAAACCAACAATGAAGGAGGATGGCGAAGATGAGATGGCGGGATGGTGGGAGAAGGCTGCGAAGAAGCTTAGAGAGGAGGATGCAGCCAAGCtaaagaagaaaaaggaagaggAGCTTGAGGAGAAGAGGAAGGAAGAAGAGAGAGCGTCAAATGCGATGCGCGCTAGGGAGCAAGCATTGGTGAGGAAATGTGAGGAGGCACAGAAGAAGCGTCAAAAGGATTTTGAAGAAGGAACCATGAAGCTTTGGGCAATTGCAGCTGaaaaaaaagagagggaggaAAAGATATTCATGGAGAGGGTGGTTAAGGAGGCCCACCTCATAAGGAAaagggaggaggaagaggaagaagagaagaagaagaagaagggaaaggGGCCTTGCTCTACGCAATAG
- the LOC125516203 gene encoding putative NAD kinase 3 yields the protein MSADEAALKTCHERINLSVAASHQAENGSVTTVSSKESEEATYAFLPPIESTDAHLHEFAEAMRTVGKALRQVAEGKAAAQAEAAEWKRKYEAEKAAKAHTHVIKGCSNCVKDKLEHLATKLTLETASADETGCCGNHGICSRQILQDQCPGPNRKSDDRIVGRKVPFRLSWGSNGDKNGQHKHDFVSFEKGDITTAERSNKQIFLKWDSPPQTVLFVTKPNSNSVHALCSEMVRWLKEHNNINIFVEPRVSKELLIEDSYFNFIQTWDNDQEMKTLHTKVDLIVTLGGDGTVLWAASLFKGPVPPVVAFSLGSLGFMTPFPSEQYRECLGNVLKRPFTITLRSRLQCHVIRDAAKDEVETGEPILVLNEVTIDRGMSSYLTYLECYCDSSFVTCVQGDGLIISTTSGSTAYSLAAGGSMVHPQVPGILFTPICPHSLSFRPLILPEYVTLRVQVPFNSRGQAWASFDGKGRIQLGPGDALICSVSPWPLPTACLVDSTTDFLRSIHEGLHWNLRKSQALDGPA from the exons ATGTCCGCCGACGAGGCCGCACTGAAG ACCTGTCATGAGAGAATAAACCTTAGTGTAGCTGCCTCACATCAAGCTGAGAATGGGTCCGTCACCACAGTTAGTTCCAAGGAATCAGAGGAGGCGACCTATGCATTTCTTCCTCCTATCGAGTCAACTGACGCGCACCTTCATGAGTTTGCAGAGGCCATGAGAA CTGTTGGAAAAGCACTGCGACAAGTTGCGGAAGGGAAAGCTGCTGCTCAAGCAGAGGCAGCCGAGTGGAAGCGCAAGTATGAAGCAGAGAAGGCAGCCAAGGCACACACGCATGTAATTAAAG GCTGCAGCAACTGTGTCAAGGACAAGCTAGAGCATTTGGCTACTAAACTGACACTGGAGACTGCCTCGGCTGATGAAACAGGCTGTTGCGGAAACCATGGGATCTGCTCACGTCAAATTCTCCAGGACCAGTGTCCTGGACCTAACCGTAAATCAGATGACAGGATTGTTGGAAGAAAG GTACCATTTAGACTTTCGTGGGGTAGCAATGGGGATAAGAACGGTCAGCACAAGCATGATTTTGTGTCCTTCGAAAAAGGGGATATTACAACAGCAGAACGCAGCAATAAACAG ATTTTTCTGAAATGGGATTCCCCTCCACAAACAGTTCTTTTTGTGACTAAACCTAATTCCAACTCCGTGCATGCTCTCTGTTCCGAAATGGTTAG ATGGCTTAAAGAACATAATAATATAAACATCTTTGTAGAACCACGAGTTAGCAAGGAACTACTGATTGAAGATTCTTACTTTAACTTTATTCAGACATGGGATAATG ATCAGGAAATGAAGACATTACACACGAAGGTTGACCTCATTGTAACTCTCGGTGGTGATGGAACTGTTCTATGG GCTGCATCATTGTTCAAAGGGCCAGTTCCCCCAGTTGTTGCATTCTCTCTTGGATCATTGGGCTTCATGACTCCCTTCC CAAGCGAGCAGTATCGTGAATGCTTGGGGAATGTGCTGAAAAGACCATTTACCATCACACTGAGGAGCCGCCTGCAGTGCCATGTAATTCGTGATGCAGCTAAAGATGAAGTTGAGACCGGGGAACCGATTCTAGTGCTTAATGAAGTTACAATTGACCGAGGAATGTCATCTTACCTTACCTACTTAGAATGCTATTGTGATAGTTCTTTTGTTACATGCGTACAAGGAGATGGGCTAATAATATCAACAACATCTGGAAGCACAGCCTATTCACTGGCAGCTGGAGGATCAATGGTACATCCACAG GTCCCAGGGATCCTTTTCACACCAATCTGCCCACATTCATTGTCATTCCGGCCTCTGATACTGCCGGAATACGTCACTCTGCGCGTGCAAGTACCGTTCAACAGCAGAGGGCAAGCCTGGGCGTCCTTCGACGGCAAGGGCAGAATTCAGCTAGGGCCAGGCGACGCCCTCATCTGCAGCGTCTCTCCATGGCCCCTGCCCACGGCGTGCCTGGTGGACTCGACGACCGACTTCCTGCGGAGCATCCATGAGGGCCTCCACTGGAATCTCAGGAAGAGCCAGGCACTTGACGGCCCTGCCTGA